A genomic region of Chlorobaculum parvum NCIB 8327 contains the following coding sequences:
- a CDS encoding PAS domain S-box protein, with protein MQENRTSGSHGLADHEVSGMVEGKSMTDMLPQSMYLIDAEGHMVRWSPLFRDRIAGLSDQSMESINFIDLIHPEDRELVRQRMRNILNRGVEESVEVRVLFKGGPTYRWFVLMANRYECDGAVFITGTGVDITRLKKAEKALMVSEQRFRSILEQADYPVFIADIEGLIKYVSPAFEEVSGYASSECLNRSFTKFFEETDGGNSGVMLMLDDVISNSEDIRKCECTMRKRDGSVFPVEIRLHKYSDHRVEGAIGVLYDLTQRKRFDLLTEFRFDLLRRAEDASIEEILQGALDEAEQLTDSSLGFIYFLSDDSNGLPKYIWSTKVRDEMSAMGGNGEHPSFNSMPFLKEAIEKRRAIIVNEPSLSLDLEFSSFQPDVKNRLVVPVIDGGEVVAVCLVGNKPFPYVDNDAQWVSTLANMVWDIVTRKMNEQSENRIQSILLQIQKMELIGQLAGGIAHDFNNMLGVIMGNTELAMCNDGLDPSVEENLAEIYRAAERSAEMTSQLLAFARKQTAVPSVFEVDQAIGDSLAILQRVVGKKIGFDWHPSGAGCKVRVDPSQFDQILMNLCLNASDAMGGEGTIVIKAKRLKVDHTLEHPGGIREPGEYVQISVSDSGQGIPEEHQLHIFEPFFTTKVLGKGTGLGLSSIYGIVKQNRGFVDFESEKGNGTTFHIYLPLYREKTNGLGIDRQNSSSPSNHTTILVVEDEPEILSLCKMMLQKSGFTVLTAAFPKDAIMIAEEFSGKIDLLLTDVIMPEMNGVELASKLSTISPGFRVLFMSGYSADIIADKGMPHNSFNLLRKPFTIKTLIEKVNAVLEAK; from the coding sequence ATGCAAGAAAATCGCACAAGCGGATCTCATGGATTGGCAGATCATGAGGTTTCCGGTATGGTGGAGGGCAAAAGTATGACGGATATGTTGCCCCAGTCGATGTACCTCATTGATGCTGAAGGGCATATGGTTAGATGGAGCCCTTTGTTTCGTGATCGGATTGCTGGTCTTTCTGATCAATCGATGGAGTCTATCAATTTTATTGATCTGATTCATCCTGAAGACCGAGAACTGGTGCGGCAGCGAATGCGCAATATCCTGAATCGGGGTGTGGAAGAAAGTGTTGAGGTCAGGGTGCTCTTCAAGGGAGGGCCAACATACCGGTGGTTTGTTCTTATGGCCAACCGTTACGAGTGCGATGGAGCCGTTTTCATCACCGGTACTGGCGTCGATATAACGAGACTCAAAAAAGCGGAAAAGGCTTTGATGGTGAGCGAGCAGCGTTTTCGCTCAATTTTAGAGCAGGCTGATTATCCTGTGTTTATTGCTGATATAGAAGGTTTGATCAAATACGTTTCGCCTGCATTTGAAGAGGTTTCCGGCTATGCTTCATCAGAATGTCTCAACAGATCGTTCACGAAATTTTTTGAAGAGACTGATGGGGGGAATTCTGGTGTGATGTTGATGCTTGATGATGTGATTTCCAATTCTGAGGATATACGAAAGTGTGAATGTACAATGCGCAAAAGGGATGGGTCGGTATTTCCTGTTGAGATCAGACTGCATAAGTATAGTGATCATCGTGTTGAGGGTGCCATTGGGGTCTTATACGATTTGACTCAGCGCAAACGGTTCGATCTATTGACTGAATTTCGTTTCGATCTGCTCAGACGCGCTGAAGATGCCTCGATCGAGGAGATTTTGCAAGGGGCGCTCGACGAGGCAGAGCAGCTTACTGACAGTTCGCTTGGGTTCATTTACTTTCTCTCTGATGATTCAAATGGTTTGCCGAAGTATATTTGGTCGACCAAGGTTCGCGATGAGATGAGTGCCATGGGCGGCAATGGAGAACATCCGTCATTCAATTCCATGCCCTTTCTTAAGGAGGCCATTGAGAAACGCCGTGCAATTATCGTCAATGAGCCATCTCTTTCCCTCGATTTAGAGTTTTCTTCTTTTCAGCCAGATGTTAAAAATCGCCTTGTCGTGCCTGTTATCGATGGAGGGGAGGTGGTGGCCGTGTGCCTGGTTGGTAACAAACCGTTTCCATACGTTGATAATGACGCCCAGTGGGTGAGTACTCTGGCTAATATGGTTTGGGATATCGTTACCCGAAAAATGAACGAGCAGTCTGAGAATCGGATTCAGTCTATTTTGTTGCAGATTCAGAAAATGGAGTTGATCGGTCAGCTTGCTGGTGGTATAGCTCACGATTTTAACAATATGCTCGGTGTCATTATGGGTAATACCGAGTTGGCGATGTGCAACGATGGTCTGGATCCTTCCGTTGAAGAGAATCTTGCCGAGATTTATCGGGCGGCGGAGCGTTCAGCCGAGATGACCAGTCAATTGTTGGCGTTTGCCCGCAAGCAGACTGCCGTGCCCAGTGTTTTTGAGGTCGATCAGGCGATTGGAGATTCTCTTGCCATTTTGCAGAGAGTGGTTGGTAAGAAGATCGGGTTTGATTGGCATCCGTCAGGCGCCGGGTGCAAGGTGCGTGTCGACCCGTCACAGTTCGACCAGATTCTCATGAATCTTTGTCTGAATGCAAGTGATGCTATGGGCGGTGAGGGAACTATCGTCATTAAGGCTAAACGGTTAAAAGTCGATCATACTCTGGAACATCCGGGAGGGATAAGAGAGCCCGGTGAGTATGTTCAGATTTCGGTTAGTGACTCCGGACAGGGAATTCCCGAAGAGCACCAGTTGCATATTTTCGAGCCATTTTTTACTACGAAAGTTCTCGGTAAGGGAACCGGTCTGGGGCTTTCTTCGATCTATGGTATCGTCAAACAGAATCGGGGATTTGTTGATTTTGAGAGCGAGAAGGGGAATGGGACAACTTTCCATATCTACCTGCCTCTCTACAGAGAAAAAACAAACGGGTTAGGGATTGACAGGCAGAACTCTTCAAGTCCATCGAATCATACCACTATTCTCGTGGTTGAAGACGAACCTGAGATTCTCAGTCTTTGTAAGATGATGCTTCAAAAGTCCGGTTTTACGGTATTAACTGCAGCATTTCCTAAAGATGCGATCATGATTGCTGAAGAGTTCAGTGGCAAGATTGATCTGCTGTTGACCGATGTCATTATGCCGGAAATGAATGGTGTCGAGCTTGCCTCGAAACTTTCGACGATCAGCCCCGGCTTCAGGGTTCTCTTTATGTCGGGTTATTCGGCAGATATTATCGCGGACAAGGGTATGCCGCACAATTCGTTCAATCTGCTCCGCAAACCTTTTACCATCAAGACGTTGATCGAAAAGGTGAACGCTGTTCTTGAGGCAAAGTGA
- a CDS encoding transglutaminase family protein, with amino-acid sequence MILKVEHSTLFEYEEPIYETATEVRLHPRSGTGAQRCASFSLQVNPSATVFNYTDFYGNNVHHFNILQSHKQVHIMATSIIETLNHPASGPHEEDEIMLLDLLSESRYVHYDPAILALAAQFKPITDPWLKAMEICRHINDTFLYEPGVTDVHSTSAVVMALGRGVCQDFAHLMLAVCRHLGLPARYVSGYLYGGGSTPDGQDEASHAWCEIWCGKEKGWVGFDPTHKTLVVDDRYIKIGSGRDYGDVPPVRGTYKGASSEKMSVSVRVSALELTPGEIRQHNT; translated from the coding sequence ATGATCCTCAAAGTTGAACATTCAACGCTTTTCGAGTACGAAGAGCCGATTTACGAAACCGCCACCGAAGTGCGTCTGCATCCGAGAAGCGGCACCGGTGCGCAACGATGCGCAAGTTTCAGCCTTCAGGTCAACCCTTCCGCGACGGTTTTCAATTACACCGACTTCTACGGAAACAACGTGCACCATTTTAACATCCTGCAAAGCCACAAACAGGTGCACATCATGGCCACCTCGATCATCGAAACCCTGAACCACCCGGCCAGCGGGCCGCACGAAGAGGATGAGATCATGCTGCTTGACCTGCTCTCGGAAAGCCGTTACGTCCATTACGATCCAGCTATTCTGGCGCTGGCCGCGCAGTTCAAACCGATCACGGATCCTTGGCTGAAAGCGATGGAGATCTGCCGACACATCAACGACACCTTTTTGTACGAACCGGGCGTCACCGACGTGCACAGCACCAGCGCGGTTGTCATGGCGCTCGGTCGGGGCGTCTGCCAGGACTTCGCGCACCTCATGCTTGCCGTCTGCCGCCATCTCGGGCTGCCGGCACGCTACGTGAGCGGTTATCTCTACGGCGGAGGAAGCACGCCTGACGGACAGGATGAAGCCAGCCACGCCTGGTGCGAAATCTGGTGCGGAAAAGAAAAGGGATGGGTGGGATTCGATCCGACGCACAAAACGCTGGTGGTCGATGATCGCTACATCAAGATCGGCAGCGGAAGGGATTACGGCGACGTTCCCCCCGTTCGAGGCACCTACAAAGGCGCCTCATCGGAAAAGATGAGCGTTTCAGTCCGAGTCAGCGCGCTTGAACTGACCCCTGGCGAGATACGCCAGCACAACACCTGA
- a CDS encoding alpha-E domain-containing protein gives MLSRVAESLFWMSRYFERAENTARFLDVNFNLLLDLNSITTLDHPNYWKPLIMVMSDPGHFGTLYEEYDAQSVTDYLVFNRQNTNSILSSISMARENARSVIESISSEMWEQLNNLYHFLQSASPQQVHNDPYPFYKEIKNASHLFQGITDNTFSHNEGWDFVQIGKYLERADNSARLIDVKYHMLTHGHEHHVAIVRNSIDIIQWMAVLKSCSALEAFRKIYLSKITPDNILDFLILDRTFPRSITYSICAAQEALWRISGSSSHRYANNVDRLIGKMEAEMTYTTVDDILRKGVHHFLEEVEQGLIKVGEQLHLLYFAYHTPKIEPHDVTEALPFTGLGGGRANWSQSQQQQQQ, from the coding sequence ATGCTGAGTCGTGTCGCCGAATCGCTGTTCTGGATGAGCCGCTACTTCGAACGCGCGGAAAATACCGCCCGGTTCCTCGACGTCAATTTCAACCTGCTGCTCGACCTGAACAGCATTACCACGCTCGATCATCCGAACTACTGGAAACCGTTGATCATGGTTATGTCGGACCCCGGCCATTTCGGCACGCTTTACGAGGAGTACGACGCGCAGTCGGTAACCGATTACCTGGTCTTCAACCGCCAGAACACCAACTCGATTCTCTCCTCGATCAGCATGGCTCGCGAAAACGCCCGGAGTGTGATCGAGAGCATTTCAAGCGAGATGTGGGAGCAGCTCAACAACCTGTACCACTTCCTGCAAAGCGCCTCGCCACAGCAGGTGCACAACGACCCATACCCTTTCTACAAAGAAATCAAGAACGCCTCGCACCTCTTTCAGGGCATTACCGACAACACCTTTTCCCACAACGAGGGGTGGGATTTCGTGCAGATCGGCAAGTACCTCGAACGCGCCGACAACTCGGCACGCCTGATCGACGTCAAATACCACATGCTCACGCACGGACATGAGCACCATGTAGCCATCGTCAGAAATTCGATCGACATCATTCAGTGGATGGCCGTGCTGAAAAGCTGTAGCGCCCTCGAAGCGTTCCGAAAAATCTATCTGTCGAAAATCACTCCAGATAACATTCTGGACTTCCTGATTCTGGACCGCACCTTTCCGCGCAGCATCACCTATTCGATCTGTGCCGCACAGGAGGCGCTGTGGAGAATTTCAGGCAGCTCGTCGCACCGGTACGCCAACAACGTCGATCGGCTGATCGGCAAGATGGAGGCAGAAATGACCTACACCACGGTTGACGATATCCTGCGCAAAGGGGTACACCATTTTCTCGAAGAGGTCGAGCAGGGGCTGATCAAAGTAGGCGAACAACTTCACCTGCTCTACTTCGCTTACCACACGCCGAAAATCGAACCGCACGACGTTACCGAAGCCCTCCCCTTTACCGGCCTCGGCGGCGGCAGGGCCAACTGGAGCCAATCGCAGCAGCAGCAACAACAGTAA
- a CDS encoding circularly permuted type 2 ATP-grasp protein yields MTRLFNLYNAEPSRYFDEVINREETPKSHYDILINRFNQFSSTDIHTRRELANIFFRNQGITFTVYGVDEGVERIFPFDLIPRIIPGSEWDTIERGLTQRITALNLFLSDIYQNQKILRDKVIPPELVLGSKHFRREFIGVRPPLDIYIHVTGSDIIRGLDGRYLVLEDNLRTPSGVSYMLQNRNAMKRAFPVLFNRYTVRPVESYPQQLLRTLQEISPSPKPDPNVVILTPGVYNSAYFEHSFLAQQMGVELTEGRDLVVNNNKVYTRTTRGLQRVDVIYRRVDDDFLDPLVFRPDSVLGVAGLINAYRKGNVTLANAIGTGVADDKVIYSFVPQIIKYYLGEDPILDNVETWLASNPKHLKYILENLDKLVVKAANESGGYGMLVGPQSTAVEREAFAEKIVADPRNYIAQPTISLSRHPSFVTDTEVAPCHIDLRPYVLYGNSISIVPGGLTRVALKRGSLVVNSSQGGGSKDTWVIDN; encoded by the coding sequence ATGACCCGACTGTTCAATCTGTACAACGCGGAACCATCACGTTATTTTGATGAAGTAATCAACCGGGAAGAGACGCCGAAGTCTCATTACGATATCCTGATCAACCGGTTCAACCAGTTTTCATCCACCGATATTCATACCCGCCGGGAGCTGGCCAACATCTTTTTCCGCAATCAGGGCATCACCTTTACCGTGTATGGGGTCGATGAGGGCGTCGAACGCATCTTTCCCTTTGACCTGATTCCACGCATCATTCCGGGCTCCGAGTGGGACACCATCGAGCGCGGGCTCACCCAGCGCATCACGGCGCTCAACCTGTTTCTGTCGGATATTTACCAGAACCAAAAAATTCTGCGCGACAAGGTGATTCCCCCGGAACTGGTGCTTGGCAGCAAGCATTTCCGGCGCGAGTTCATCGGCGTCAGACCGCCGCTCGATATTTACATTCACGTCACCGGCAGCGACATTATCCGCGGCCTTGACGGGCGTTACCTCGTGCTCGAAGACAACCTCCGCACGCCGAGCGGCGTGTCGTACATGCTGCAGAACCGCAACGCGATGAAGCGCGCCTTCCCGGTGCTCTTCAACCGCTACACGGTGCGCCCGGTGGAAAGCTACCCGCAGCAGCTGCTCCGAACCCTTCAGGAGATCAGTCCGTCGCCAAAGCCCGATCCGAACGTGGTAATTCTCACGCCGGGCGTTTACAACTCGGCCTACTTCGAGCACAGCTTCCTGGCACAGCAGATGGGCGTAGAGCTGACCGAGGGGCGCGATCTGGTGGTCAACAACAACAAGGTCTACACCCGCACGACGCGGGGCTTGCAACGGGTTGACGTCATCTACCGCCGCGTGGATGACGACTTCCTCGATCCGCTGGTCTTCCGGCCCGACTCGGTGCTCGGCGTGGCCGGACTCATCAACGCCTACCGCAAAGGCAACGTGACGCTGGCCAACGCCATCGGCACCGGCGTTGCGGACGACAAGGTGATCTACAGCTTCGTTCCGCAGATCATCAAATACTACCTCGGCGAAGATCCGATTCTCGACAATGTGGAGACCTGGCTGGCCAGCAATCCGAAGCACCTGAAGTACATCCTCGAAAATCTCGACAAACTGGTGGTGAAAGCGGCAAACGAATCGGGCGGCTACGGGATGCTGGTCGGGCCGCAATCAACTGCTGTGGAGCGGGAGGCCTTCGCCGAAAAGATCGTGGCCGATCCGCGCAACTACATCGCCCAGCCGACCATCTCGCTTTCACGCCATCCGAGCTTCGTCACCGATACGGAGGTCGCACCGTGCCACATCGACCTGCGCCCTTACGTGCTATACGGCAATTCGATCTCCATCGTGCCGGGCGGCCTGACCAGGGTGGCCCTCAAGCGCGGCTCGCTGGTGGTGAACTCCTCTCAGGGCGGCGGAAGCAAGGACACCTGGGTCATCGATAACTGA
- a CDS encoding RNA-binding domain-containing protein, which yields MTFFRKNASGRSLLDLVEKGEGPTIEFKRLIHSAPKIARSIVSFANTSGGTILIGVDDDRRIVGIQSEKEMLAVIDEALRYHVEPKPRLNVRIEEFKRRMVLLIDIPESPERPHFHIERLIRRDTGKRTVERRVFMRDGSHNKAVNEDQIALMLSSKEPVRLSFTDREKRLLDYLSDHERITADEFAENACIPMREARRILVSLVRSGMLRLVTEGRSSSYTLTAH from the coding sequence ATGACCTTCTTCAGAAAGAACGCCTCAGGACGCAGTCTGCTCGACCTTGTAGAAAAGGGAGAGGGGCCAACCATCGAATTCAAGCGCCTTATTCACTCCGCCCCCAAAATCGCCCGCTCAATCGTTTCATTTGCCAACACGTCGGGGGGCACCATTCTGATCGGGGTTGACGATGATCGGAGAATCGTGGGCATCCAGAGCGAGAAAGAGATGCTGGCGGTGATCGACGAAGCCTTGAGATACCACGTTGAACCGAAACCGCGCCTCAACGTTCGTATTGAAGAATTCAAGCGCCGCATGGTGTTGCTCATCGATATTCCTGAAAGCCCCGAACGGCCGCACTTCCATATCGAGCGCCTCATCCGGCGCGACACCGGCAAAAGAACCGTCGAGCGCCGGGTGTTCATGCGCGATGGCAGCCACAACAAGGCGGTCAACGAAGACCAGATCGCGCTCATGCTCTCGTCGAAAGAACCGGTCAGGCTGTCGTTCACCGATCGGGAAAAACGACTGCTCGACTACCTGAGCGACCACGAACGCATCACGGCTGACGAGTTCGCTGAGAACGCCTGCATCCCCATGCGCGAAGCGCGGCGTATTCTGGTTTCGCTGGTCCGCTCAGGGATGCTGCGCCTGGTCACGGAAGGCCGAAGCAGCAGCTATACCCTGACCGCGCACTGA